The Streptococcus mitis genomic sequence GGTTATTGCCGATTTTGAGCAGTGTCCCCACCATATTGCGAATCTGCTTATACAAGAAACCATTTCCTGAAAAGGTAAAAGTCAAAAACTGGCCTGTCTCATCAACCCTAAGACTAGCTTCTGTAATAGTACGAACCTTGTCCTCTACACTAGTCCCAGAGGCTGTAAAACCGGTAAAATCATGGGTTCCCTCTAGCTTTTTGATTGCAATCTGCATGCGTTCCACATCGAGTGGATAGGGAAAGTGAGTGGCATAGTGACGGCGCATAGGATTCTTGGGACGGCCCCTATCCACGATAAACTCATAGATCTTACTGTGCTTGGCATAACGGCAATGAAAATCATCCGCCACAAGCTCAATCGAAATCACATCAATATCTTCAGGGGACTGGGTGTCCAAGGCAAAGCGAAGTTTTTCCTCATCCATTTGATAGGGCAAGTCAAAATGAATCACCTGTCCCAGAGCATGAACCCCACTATCTGTCCTACCAGCACCGTGAACAGTAATGGCTTGCCCTTTATTTAACCTGCTCAAGGTTTTTTCAATTTCTTCCTGAACGCTACGCGCATGAGGCTGGCGCTGAAAACCAGCAAAGGCGTAACCATCATAGGAAATAGTTGCTTTATATCTCGTCATAGCTTCCATTTTATCAAGAAATTAGTCTGTAGACAAGGTCCTAAAACAAATATTGTCTGGGTACAAAATTCACAAAAAGAAAAACTTAGGAAACCAATCCTAAGCTCTCTTTTGAAGTAAGTACATGACAAAGATAGAGGTTACAATCAACCAAGATCCTAAGATGGCAAAGACCAACATCCCATTGTGAGTTAGTAAGCCAATTGCACCTAAAATAAATGGAGTGGTAAAGGCTCCGAAACTACATCCTAAAACTGCAAATGAAGTTGCTTGATTGAGGAGTTTAGCTGGAATTCGTTCA encodes the following:
- the truA gene encoding tRNA pseudouridine(38-40) synthase TruA — encoded protein: MTRYKATISYDGYAFAGFQRQPHARSVQEEIEKTLSRLNKGQAITVHGAGRTDSGVHALGQVIHFDLPYQMDEEKLRFALDTQSPEDIDVISIELVADDFHCRYAKHSKIYEFIVDRGRPKNPMRRHYATHFPYPLDVERMQIAIKKLEGTHDFTGFTASGTSVEDKVRTITEASLRVDETGQFLTFTFSGNGFLYKQIRNMVGTLLKIGNNRMPVEQIDLILKKKDRQLAGPTAAPNGLYLKEIRYEE